The following proteins are co-located in the Pyricularia oryzae 70-15 chromosome 1, whole genome shotgun sequence genome:
- a CDS encoding ankyrin repeat domain-containing protein codes for MDTENKFAIHAACREGRYAAVESLLNVDPKLANRKDDDGRLPIHWAVSSNQFEITNLLVAQKNFDPDVQDDSGWTPLMIAVSIKDGEKLVDLLLGKGADVNEKNNSGQTALHFAASKNNLDVARKLLDQKPPASARVRDRRGQYALHRAAAVGSTPMVNLLIGQGKSPLNATDSDGQTALHHAIAEGHGDTAVALLKAGAETDKKDADGNLAIDLAPDREVRKYIEQVAEREGVDLPSGSSA; via the exons ATGGACACTGAGAACAAGTTCGCGATCCACGCAGCTTGTCGTGAGGGAAGGT ACGCCGCGGTTGAGTCTCTTCTCAAT GTGGACCCCAAGCTAGCAAATAGGAAAGATGACGACGGAAGACTACCTATCCACTGGGCCGTGTCGTCAAATCAGTTCGAGATCACAAATCTTTTGGTGGCCCAGAAGAACTTTGATCCGGATGTACAGGACGACAGCGGCTGGACCCCATTAATGATCGCAGTGAGCATCAAAGACGGCGAGAAGCTGGTAGATCTCCTCCTAGGCAAGGGGGCAGATGTTAATGAGAAGA ACAACAGTGGTCAG ACTGCTCTACACTTTGCTGCCTCCAAGAACAACCTCGACGTTGCCCGCAAGCTCCTCGACCAAAAACcacccgcctccgcccgggTACGCGACCGCCGAGGCCAGTATGCTCTCCACCGCGCCGCGGCCGTAGGCTCTACCCCGATGGTCAACCTGCTCATCGGCCAGGGGAAGAGCCCGCTGAATGCAACCGACTCGGATGGACAGACTGCTCTGCATCATGCCATTGCCGAGGGCCACG GAGATACGGCTGTGGCTCTGCTCAAGGCCGGTGCCGAAACGGACAAGAAGGACGCAGACGGTAACCTGGCCATAGATTTGGCACCTGATAGGGAAGTCCGCAAGTACATCGAGCAGGTTGCGGAACGAGAAGGTGTCGACCTTCCCAGTGGATCATCAGCTTGA
- a CDS encoding pre-mRNA-splicing factor prp46, which produces MAQDSVEGPADAALQALIIKNAKQTRDIFTDITSRKRIKLVDPATPTDGDLDRDTLALRFNSEYADLRELPPALAARQVAAAGGRKKPGARKAAAAGPPADTPEEEKSRKLIEGIPTRGANPRSQNGTGAAQSSALVLKGRGTGTEGQGGQEQRQQQKQNDRGPPVIGQQLTLARAQELNMQLKPEWHRPWKLMRVISGHLGWVRALAVEPDNKWFASGAGDRTIKIWDLASGRLRLTLTGHISTVRGLAVSPRHPYLFSCAEDKMVKCWDLETNKVIRHYHGHLSGVYTLALHPTLDVLVTGGRDGVARVWDMRTRSNIHVLSGHTGTVSELVCQEADPQVITGSLDSTVRMWDLAAGKTMGVLTHHKKGVRALATHPTEFTFASGSAGSIKQWKCPEGAFMQNFEGHNSIINTLSVNDQNVFFSGADNGSMSFWDWKTGHRFQSLDTTAQPGSLQAESGIFTSTFDQSGSRLICGEADKTIKIWKEDMEATPETHPLDWKPTLGRRKF; this is translated from the coding sequence ATGGCTCAAGACTCTGTCGAGGGTCCAGCTGACGCCGCGCTCCAGGCTCTCATCATCAAGAACGCAAAGCAGACAAGGGATATCTTTACCGACATCACAAGCCGTAAGCGCATAAAGCTTGTTGACCCGGCGACACCGACCGATGGCGACCTCGACAGGGACACATTAGCCTTGCGCTTCAATTCCGAGTATGCAGACCTCAGGGAGCTGCCGCCAGCTCTGGCAGCAAGGCAAGTTGCCGCTGCGGGGGGAAGGAAAAAGCCTGGTGCGAGGaaggcggcagcagcgggcCCACCGGCAGACACACCCGAAGAGGAGAAGTCCCGCAAGTTGATAGAGGGCATCCCGACACGGGGAGCGAATCCAAGATCACAGAACGGGACTGGTGCCGCGCAGTCGAGTGCACTCGTCCTCAAGGGTCGTGGCACGGGCACGGAAGGACAAGGCGGACAGGAGCAgagacaacaacaaaaacagaATGATAGGGGACCACCGGTGATCGGGCAGCAGCTCACGCTGGCACGGGCACAGGAGCTCAACATGCAGCTCAAGCCCGAATGGCACAGACCATGGAAGCTGATGCGTGTCATCTCAGGACACCTGGGTTGGGTGCGGGCCCTCGCAGTTGAGCCCGACAACAAGTGGTTCGCCAGCGGTGCCGGCGACCGCACCATCAAGATTTGGGATCTGGCGAGCGGCCGGCTGAGGCTGACGCTGACTGGTCACATCTCGACTGTGCGTGGTTTGGCCGTCTCGCCCCGGCACCCATACCTCTTCTCTTGCGCTGAGGACAAGATGGTCAAGTGCTGGGACTTGGAGACGAACAAGGTCATCAGGCACTACCACGGCCATCTGAGTGGTGTCTACACACTTGCTCTGCATCCAACCCTTGACGTCCTGGTGACGGGTGGACGTGACGGTGTGGCCCGTGTTTGGGACATGCGCACTCGCAGCAACATTCACGTGCTGAGCGGGCACACCGGAACCGTGTCGGAGCTAGTGTGCCAGGAGGCGGATCCGCAAGTCATTACAGGCAGTCTGGACTCGACGGTGCGCATGTGGGACCTTGCCGCTGGCAAGACCATGGGAGTGCTCACCCACCACAAAAAGGGTGTGCGCGCGCTGGCCACGCACCCAACAGAGTTCACCTTTGCCTCGGGAAGCGCCGGCTCTATCAAGCAGTGGAAATGCCCCGAGGGTGCTTTTATGCAGAATTTTGAGGGTCACAATTCAATCATCAACACACTGTCAGTCAACGACCAGAACGTTTTCTTCTCAGGTGCCGACAATGGCTCCATGAGCTTCTGGGATTGGAAGACTGGTCATCGCTTCCAGTCACTAGACACGACTGCCCAGCCCGGTTCGCTCCAGGCTGAGTCGGGTATCTTTACATCGACCTTTGATCAGTCGGGCAGCCGTCTCATTTGTGGCGAGGCAGACAAGACTATCAAAATATGGAAGGAGGATATGGAGGCAACGCCAGAGACCCACCCACTTGACTGGAAGCCTACATTGGGTAGGAGGAAGTTTTAA